A stretch of Elgaria multicarinata webbii isolate HBS135686 ecotype San Diego chromosome 5, rElgMul1.1.pri, whole genome shotgun sequence DNA encodes these proteins:
- the TIPRL gene encoding TIP41-like protein yields MMPVFKSSRRDFTFGPWKLTAARTHIIKSADAERLAEELRMPCVPEMMFGDNVLRIQHESLFGIEFNATDALRYVNNSQGMVKVACAEEWQESRSEPEHTKEVVKPYDWTYTTDYKGTLLGDMLKLKVSATTEHIDTEKLKAREQIMFFEEVLLFEDELHDHGVSSLSVKIRVMPSSFFVLLRFFLRVDGVLIRMNDTRLYHEANKCYMLREYTSRESKISSLKHVPPPLFTDPNEIAQYLPVKENICEKLEFPENLCPESAAAPEGT; encoded by the exons ATGATGCCCGTTTTCAAGAGCAGCCGGCGCGACTTCACCTTCGGGCCGTGGAAGCTGACGGCTGCTCGGACCCACATCATCAAGTCGGCCGATGCCGAGAG ATTAGCTGAAGAGTTACGCATGCCTTGTGTTCCAGAAATGATGTTTGGAGACAATGTTTTACGAATTCAACATGAATCTCTCTTTGGAATAGAGTTCAATGCAACTGATGCTTTAAGATATGTAAATAACTCTCAAGGAATGGTTAAAGTTGCTTGTGCAGAGGAATGGCAAGAAAGCAG GTCTGAGCCCGAGCACACAAAGGAAGTTGTTAAACCATATGACTGGACCTATACAACAGACTACAAAGGAACTCTGCTAGGTGATATGTTAAAGTTAAAG GTTTCTGCCACGACAGAACATATAGATACAGAGAAACTAAAAGCCAGGGAACAGATCATGTTTTTTGAAGAAGTGCTACTGTTTGAAGATGAACTTCATGATCATGGAGTTTCAAGCCTAAGCGTAAAAATA AGGGTAATGCCTTCAAGTTTCTTTGTGCTGTTGAGGTTTTTCTTGAGAGTCGATGGTGTGCTTATCAGGATGAATGATACCAGGCTTTACCATGAG gCCAACAAGTGCTACATGTTGCGGGAATACACCTCCAGGGAAAGCAAAATATCAAGTTTAAAG CATGTTCCTCCACCGCTGTTCACAGATCCTAATGAGATTGCTCAGTATTTACCAGTTAAAGAAAATATTTGTGAGAAGCTGGAATTTCCAGAGAATTTGTGTCCTGAATCTGCAGCTGCACCGGAAGGCACTTAA